TCAGGTTGAACCTCAGTCTTGGAGTAAGTGATTGCTTGAAATGCTTTCCAGACCACGCCAGACAGATCACCAAGTCCATGATGAGGAAGCAGATCATTGACAAGCTCACGGCCAAACGAGAGGCTGACATCCAAAACTTTGTGGGTTTCATCACCAAAGACTCCATCCAGAAGTCGCTCCGTGTGTATCTTGAGATGCTCAAAAAGAGGAAGGCTTAGTGAGAACGGGGGAGCAAATTAAGTAATGAGTAATGTCATTTTCATTAGCCAGTGGCTTATGTGCACtatagttgtgtgtgtgtgtgatatgaTTTATTTGTGTTGCTGCAAGGGGCCATATCAGTATATTGAAGGTCTGTTCAAAACATCCCTAACATAGTGGTATGTGCCCCCCCAGCATGAAGGTAACTAAGCTAGTTCAGCTCACACAAAGTGACTTGCAACTTTTTGTAACGTAATTACCAGAGCCTCACCATTAAAGTGCCTCGCCCACCAGTAACGGTAAGCTTGGTACTTTTTGATTTATATAACGTTGTCGAACTTGTTCTTGGACTGTACGGTAATTTCATCATCAGTTGTTGTGTTATTCCCTTACAGCCATGATGTATTTAATGCCACTCTGGTACCAGGAGAAACAACAATCGTTTTACTGATCCAAACAATTATCACAAGCTGAAAAATAAAACCTGATAAACATGAGAGAACTCTTTGGTGTTTTAACGTCATGttttaaaatacacaaatacagtaaagcCCTGCTTTTCATAGGGGTTACTTTCCGGGACCAtcagcaaatggcgaaaaaaagcaagtacagtagtacctcgcattggctgattttcggggcaccacctacgctctcatctcattgtctgattattggggcaccgcctacgctttatctcattggctgagttatacagcacgtacgggagtttgtgtgagagacaggcttgtcccttcaaactccttcgtcttcgtagtccccctgtaactaacttaaacaattaagttaagttacaaattaaaattttgcacacagcattattgtgtagtgcgtgtgcgtttgtctgtgagaccagctgactctttgagtcgcgtttcgactcaggctggtcctcctcctccttcctgcctccacttgcactcctgatcaagacatctcgtgaacggtaggattgtttttgtttttcagttttattcatttacagtcatcttatttgttaccttattttatattggaatgttactgtactgtgtttatgctaatgttttcttatattttcccaccatatttggtggactttgaatattttgaagtgccaaaggggtgagtttgggaagatcttggaacggattaggctatttacatgtattttacgcttcgtgtaacataaaatccctataacataaaggttctcggaacggattatttacgttgtaggggcgtctactgtcaTCGAGGTGCCTATAAAATGGTAATTTTTGACGCATGGCTCACCCTGGTAGCCTGATTTTGACAGTCTCCTCTAATTTCGGCTCTGCAATTATTGTTGCAATTATTAGATTGTATtccgaatgtgcggggatccactgtatataaataatatgatGACTCAATCAGTTATGGAAACAGATGGGTTTGCATTGAAACTGATATTAATGTGACATCAGTGTaattccatccattctttttctatgcctcttatcctaattagggtcgcgggggtatgctggagcctatcccagctgactttgggcgagaggcggggtacaccctggactggtcagcagccaatggcagggcacatatagacaaacaaccattcacactcacattcatacatatggacaatttagagtcctatcatgcatgtttttggaatgtgggaggaaaccggagtacccggagaaaacccacgcacacacggggagaacatgcaaactccacacagaaatgcccaagcggaaattcgaacccagatcgtcccgatctccagactgtgtggccaacatgcactcagccaccgtgcggccatcaGTGTAATTAGACTAATCAAAATAGCAGAAGAAGAGCACACCCTAACTTAAGTGGCTCCATGCCCATTTCAAAAGGTTTAAAAAGCGATGTTcacctctaaaaaaaaaaatgtaacttggcGGGATAAGGTTTTTGGAATAAAACCTCTTGGATTCTGTCAACCCTGCCTACAGttattggacttttttttttcactgatgCATGAAGCACTACTAGTATATTATtaacgcaagtcaaagatcttgtATATGACAGGTGCATGCGATTTTTAGGGGCGTACGGTAATTCATTGGATTCCatatgaatgaaaggaatattttcgtagtaagagcatagaagacctgttaccattattagagccctctagacaagcaATAACATCCCTTTActtacctttacacttgtaatgccaaatatagcagatataatcagagaaaataagccatttaaaacataaataaaaaataatgttttaataaATGTCTTCTGTATGTGTGGACAGGGAGTGACGTCAGCgattcagagttcagttttagttGGAGTCCgtgtaatgatgatgatgactattattattattatgttatgtgatattaatttaggccaaaaatatgtaacatttgcttaaatgtgcattttctggactaataataggccgtaatcAACCATGAAACGGTGATCAAAAatcacgatagagtgaggggcgatgtttgaaccgtgatGGGACGAGTGTCATACAAAAGTGCCagtcaaatatttttatataacaggagtgctttgctgaaTCTACTGCagaaatgctggtcaaagatcctctatgctttgatacattttccacATTAAGAATGCTAAAAAcacaatccagtgtaggtcaatatactgtatgtgcagagGTGCATGGACACCCTTGACCTATATTGTGAGAGTACTGAAATGataatgaatgctagagggggtcatggattctgtgcaccgttccaaggagatctgggaggagaagagcATATCCTTCCATACTAGTCTGGGGCAATATTTTCAAAAGCTTgaaaggcctgcaagacaacTGCTGGGACAAAAGTAAGaagatgtttcatttaaaaattcctTTTATGACCAAAAGTCAGTGACTTTTGCAAGGTCtcaaatgctgaattgcaaaatgtgcaaggatccactgtatagTAGTAATACTTGTACGTAGTAACATAGACGTATTTAGCAAGTGTGTTGTCTTCTCCTCACCGAGCATTTTGACCATGTGTCAGTGACTTTGCTCTCTGCAGCTACTCTGGGGGCACAGCCAGAGAGTCCTTCCAATCAGACCGTAGACCAGTACGAGGATGCAGACTGGAACCAGGAAGTACAGGTTGGACAGAATCATCATGGCGGAGAATAGGTCAGAGGCTCCCGCCTGTGCCTCTCATCCTTCTCCATCTCTTTTCAAAAGGTTGTGAAAGCATTGGCAGGCAGCCAATGAGAGCTCTGGTTCTGCAGTGTGTTACCAGTGTCTTGGCCATGAGTGACCAGCAGTCGGCCACATACCTCTCCAAAGAGAGCATGGTGCAGACGGTGCAACACTCAGAGAGAAACATGGTCATCTTACAGGTAAGATCTCCGAAGGGCCAGGGTCGGGGCCTCCATGGCTGAGAGAGGCAGAGGCGCATATTCTCGAGTCTTCTTCAAGTACCAGGGAATCGGTGAAACTCGGGTCTTTTTTGAGCGTttgtgagtgagtgaaactCAAGTATTCGTCGAggacccatgagtcagtgaaactctagtCTTCATGGAGCACccacgagtcagtgaaacacgagTGAGTGAATAGTTTTTTCAGGCAGGAAGGGGAAAGGAGAGTTAtaagtcaaaatacataaaaaaaaataattatgatgtcattaaaataaattaattgtatttttacaatatgccaaggCCGAATAAAAACGAGGTGCGAGCCGGAAATTGCCCCTGGTCCCACACTTCAGACACTCCTGACTTATGTAgggaaatacaataaaaaaaaaattaacaaaatactTCTGAAATTAATGTTTTTGGTATGTCACCTTTCTAACTATACATCTTTTATAATTCAGAAGTAATTTTAATAAATCTCTCTCTCTAAGAATGGAAACGTTTATGTGACTTCAGAGCAGCTTGAACCCGGAAGTTGTAATTATTGAACCTGGCCACTAACTTTTCCAAGTGCTGTTGTTCCGgaaagtgtgatatacactgactgtactgtactgtatattcctaTTCGACACTTAGCTGCACACAACGAAATGGCTTTGAGAGTAGCTTTGAGAAATAAGTCTGCTTTACCAGGTATGTCGCTTTTATACTGCTTTAACATACCAAGAGAACGTTTAATTTTAAGAGGGATTTCTTTACGTTCGCCTGGTCTTGACCATAAAAGTTGGCTCACTAGCAAGCGTTTCTTTCTGCTTCACAGAATCTGGAGCAAGGGTCATGGTGGGTCTTGTCCTACTTTACTGcctatttaaacattttttgcacAAAACTCAAGCTGACATGTTCTGTCACTTTTAGCAAGTTCGTTTTTCATTGTGAATTCAATTTGAGTTATCTGTGTCCAGGTCTCCTCTCTCAGTTGTCCTCCTGCAGTCATGGCAGAGTTTGTGCATCTTCTGTGTTTGTCGCACAGCAGAGGAGCAACTCCACATCACCCAAAATGACAGTGGATTTCGACCAGAGCACAGGTGAGTGTTGTAAGCGCCAATGTCAACATTTTACTTAACCCTCATTACCGAAAGAACAGACTTTTCAATCAAAGTGTGCCGTCACCAGCTATAACATTAGATGGCATAACCTACTCAACACCAGGAAAGACCTGTACTGTATTCCAAATCTGGTTTTGGTTGGTACTGTAcgcctcagtaagaaaagtaggtattggctgtcctagaagttgcTAGATGACGACatcggctaatttgcatattatttgaatGTTACgttgtaacagatgctgtaggaaaaaagcataacctcgtaggaaagacaaaaaagtgagttaaaacacttgtttgtacatgtacatgttgtCCAGCTCCCTGTAACTGAAAACAGGATAATGGGTAGAAGAATTGTGTATGTATTTCATCGATACGCCAATTCTTTCGTTGTGATGAGTGTGTATGCCATATCTGTCTGTAGGCGTGGCCGTGATGCGTATGAAGAGTCCGCCAGTCAACAGCCTCAGTTTGGATTTCCTCACAGAGTTTTGCATCAGCTTAGAGAAGCTAGAAATGGACAAGAGCTGCCGCGGCCTCATCATCACCTCGGTAACTCCGACTCATTATATGTTCCTCAGCATGTCCTCCACCTTTCCTAATGAAGTTAGAAAGTTTATGCTAAACTAGTTTTGATGCATGGTAGGGATCAATGTCCTGTTGGACGGTGACGGGTTTGGAGGTAGTCCTCTCCTATTATTATTCCAGCAAAACAGACCCACAGCATTATGACATGATgccgattgattgattgattaattgattgtaCTATAAGCCAGTGGTCCTCAATCCACGgacttttttgacccacggactggCTTGTGTTCCCGCGGACCGAGGGTGGGGAGGTTCGTACATTATCGCGatctaatttatgttatttattatgtattgtgtaaaactacgacatgaataacatcaaattaaaagcacaaaatgaatgccgacccaccatccaccagttcaagttccagccacgtttttccagagagattattacatcgctgtttgacgtgtgtggtaaaaggcagtgtgctagcatgaattaacttgacacaaatgtgcacattagcactcaataagtcatcaaaacttacctttacgcattcccacatagtatcagcatttgacaccaaatatgaggtgaaagaaaaatggtaaaaatacagtagtagtctatctgtgcggcgagagcaagttagcacacgcacaatagacatgcgtcaagtgagatggatgtaacagagagaatccggccacttttcaaaataaaacattaaaaaaatgaaataatggaaattattttttctttctgtgcggcccggtaccaaatgacccacggcccggtaccgggccgcggcccgggggttggggaccactgctataAGCTATATAAGGTTTGTGTtagaggtgacaaagcaaattaaggtaatatgtaataatatatctcatgcACAAACATGGCACTATGGACACCTCTGGTTTACAATGTTTTCTTTTAGGAAGGTGCCAGgtgataattattttatttttagtaaaataCCTCAACATTGGAGCCAAGAGGTGGGGGGCCGGCGGGCATGTAGCGGAGGAGATCCGCCAGGTCTCAGTTGCCTCTGCGGATCTCAGACACAGACAGGCAGGGCTGTTGTTGCCCATACTGTTGCCAATGCCTACCCATTTCGTCTGCTTTTAGGCGACCTGTCCCTCactttaaatacagtacagtatgtacagtgtgggaaatgtATCGCGGGGAGGGCTTTTTGCCAGCCTGGACAGGTACGCGTGTGCACACATAAACCGTCTAAAATGTATTGGAAAAAGCACTGGTCCATAGAGGCGGATTGTACTGGGCAGGGCGGACTGTAAAACCATGTACCGTTGCATCCCTAGTTGCAAATGTGTTCTTAGTTCCCATGATGAGTCGATGTAAACAACTCACCCGAACTGGATGCATTTGAGCCTGTATGTATAATGTGAAAATTCTAACATGCACCAGTAACAATATGCAGTAAAAACAATTTGACCTTCATTAACAATTTAACTTCACGATAATGCATATTGATGATGCattctcaagattcaagagagttttattgtcatgtgcatggtaaaacagcagttatactatgcaatgaaaatcttattctgttcattctcccaagaaaagaaagaaaacacaagaaagaataagaacataagaaacataaacatatataccaataaattaagcaacaacaacagaagagacattaatacaaataaataaaataaataaataaataaagtgctatgagtgtgtgcgtgtgttgcgtgcggcgtgtgcgagtgcttcgttgagaagcctgatggcctgtgggtaaaagctgtttgccagccttgtggtcctggacttcaaactcctgtagcgtctgcctgacggtaggagtgtgaataatgagtgttgtggatgtgtgctgtccttgatgaggttgtgtgttcttcgtaggactctagatttataaatgtcttgcagtgaggggagggctgccccaacaatgttctgtgaggtcttgatcacccgctggagtgccttcctatcatgtgttgtacagttaccgtaccaaacagtgatggaggcggtaaggacactttcgatagtgcatctgtagaagcaactcaggattgtggtggacatgccaaatttcctcagtcttctcaggaagtacagtctcctttgggacttcttcagattttgttgggtgttgtgagaccaggtgaggtcctcgctgatgtgttcTGATGTGATGTGTGATGTGTTCCAGCCACGACCTGCAAAACTGAGAGCAACTATCAGCAGAAAACTATACTCTGTAGAGTGTGTGGGGCAACAATtccaaaaaagagcagtaatacGACCAATTTGTTTTACCACATAAAAAAACCCtcatattttttgtcttgttgTGTTGCCGTTTACTTTTTAACTTAGTGTCAATTTCTCTGTTTTTATGCATCTTTCGTGTCTTTTAAGCAAAAATAGCAAACCAAAGTTACTGCCACCAACTTACTGTCTATGGCATGGCTGTActgaaaagaacattttaaacTTGAATATTTTCTTTAGTAGAAGTAGGCATGCCTTATACCGGAagtattttctttctttgagGAATTCTTTGctttaattgcaaaaaaaaaaaaaatgtgtccagcATTAAATGTTGCAGGGTATTAcgtgcaatatttttttaataaactgaaCGCTCCGCTTGAAGAATTTTCTTTAATTAAATATCCAAGCCTAATTTACTTAACTTATTATGTACCTAATTCAAAGTATTCGTTCCTGTATTAACAAGACACCAGTTTTTCCTGTTCTCTGTATCTTgggtgtcattttacaaacaagGACTCAAACTAGCTGTTGTAGTGCCTTTTTAGTGTGCACTAAAGGAAGGAAACCCAACACTCAAAGCTTTTTCTTTGAAGTGCAAcatacaaaatgaaataaataaatacaaaatacataaataataaataaatcattaagggCCCATTAGTATTATGACATTCATGCCCACGATGAGTCTATGTTAAATTCTGACCATAGCTGTAAATTCTGTATACTGCATGTGTTGTTTGTATCCAGACTTTGCCCAAAGTGTTCTCGGCCGGACTGGACATCATGGAGCTGTGTGGGACGAGTCCAGAGCGCTGTGGAGAGTTGTGGAAAGCTGTCCAGGAGATGTGGCTAAAACTTTACAGCTCCAACATGGTCACGATAGCTGCAGTCAACGTATGTAAATTTATCACGGCAACCAAACACAAAGACCTTGATTGGAGCAAAAAGCCAAGTTGGTTATATTTAATTTCTTCTACAGGGCTCCAGTCCTGGTGGCGGCTGTCTGATGGCGCTATCATGTGATTATAGAATTATGGCAGACAACCCACGCTACACCATCGGCCTTAATGAGACTTCGCTCGGCATAGTTGCAGCTTTTTGGTAAAAATTCACTATCAAGTTGGTGAAAAATGTGGTTGTAGACACTCTATTGAATGGTATTGAATGCGgtgtgtccacacttttcactggTCCAGGACATAAACTGCACCATGTGTTGCTGGCAGGTTTAAGGAAACCATGAGTAATACAGTGGGCCACCGGACCACTGAGATGGCTCTGGCTCTGGGGCTGCTCTACAACCCGAATGAGGCTCTGAAGACAGGATTAGTGGACCAGATAGTACCAGAGGATAAGCTCATGACCACTGCCGAGCAGGCTATGGCCAAGTGGTTGGCCATTCCAGGTATGTCAGAGTCTCCAAAAGTATCAAATAAGACCAGacaaagttgctagatttgttgctagttgCCTTTTTATAAACACGATCTACAAGGGTCTTAATACTCGCTAAATAGAGCAACAAAGTCAATTAGTTGGCAACATTGATTTCTCCTGCAGGTAATgtaaaatttatttgtggcaggcctCCACAAATGAACGTATACAAAAACAGTAATGTGATGACAGTACAATCATGCACGTaataaagacaaagaaaaaaattgatgaattaatgcaatcgctcctcctgTGAGCTAATGAATGCTAGCCAGCAAGGCTATCAGGCAGCAGGTAGAACCAGGGCAGTGGAGACAACTCACCCTGGCTGGTGAGGCTTGCTGGGGGATGGGAAGGGTGAGGAAAGCACCACAGTGTGAGTACGATGgcagtgtttgtttgtcatgCAGTTCCTTTcgtaaaattctaaaaaaataaaaataaaaattgctgTCTTTTAGAAATTAGATCGGTgatgttaatattttttcttttttttttttgtgcagccctagCCAGTAGGTCACATAGTCAGGTTGAACCTCAGTCTTGGAGTAAGTGATTGCTTGAAATGCTTTCCAGACCACGCCAGACAGATCACCAAGTCCATGATGAGGAAGCAGATCATTGACAAGCTCACGGCCAAACGAGAGGCTGACATCCAAAACTTTGTGGGTTTCATCACCAAAGACTCCATCCAGAAGTCGCTCCGTGTGTATCTTGAGATGCTCAAAAAGAGGAAGGCTTCGAAGAAGACCGCACCCTAATTTGTGTTGCTCCATGGCCATTTCAtaatgataacttttttttttttttttttaataaaaactcTTGGATTCTATCAACTCTGCCTACATTTCCTTATTGGACTTAAGATGTTTTCCTGACCTGTGACACTGCGAAAATTTTCACCTGAtctgaactttttttccactgacgCATGAAGCACTACTAGTATATTAttaacgctagtcaaagattatCTATGTGACAGATGCATGCGATTTTTAAGGGCGTACaagcaataacacccctatactcagCTTGACACTCGCAATgccaaatatagtagatatactgtaatcagagaaaataagccatttcaaacataaacaggactttgttgtgtgtgttttaataaatgtcttctggatgtgtggacaggaagcgaTGTTGGGGATTCTGATTTCAGTTTTAGCAGCAGTCTGtgttgttatgatgatgatgatgaccattattattattatgttattattgtgcctgttgtgagataggGAATTATaaaacaaaagcctgttgttggtgattgtctggtgtgtgttactagtgaaaccaagtggccagtgtagacgacagttcatcaatgtcttgtattgccttaaactgtatttgtattttagttcattaacatttttatcattgaaaatgcttaatttaggccaaaaatacataacatttgcttaagtatgcttttttttttttttttttttttactaataatacaccgtagtccaccacgaaacagtggtcacttattcatttttgaaaaaccacgatagagtgaggagtGCCTTGCTGTACTTAGGAGTCTACTGCAGAAATGctggccaaagatcctctattctttgatacattttgctaaaaacacaacacacatccaGTGTAGGACAATATATGCTAAACTATCTGAACATCCCCATCTTAGGtttgtgttgtaggtgacaaagcaaattagtgtcatatctaatgatatatctcattaataaaagtgcattttggacacccttgacctATATGATGAGTACTCTGCTATTTTTAGGGATTTATTATAAGAAGTCACAGATCCTATGGAAGACAGGAGTgtggaatctgctg
This genomic interval from Dunckerocampus dactyliophorus isolate RoL2022-P2 chromosome 18, RoL_Ddac_1.1, whole genome shotgun sequence contains the following:
- the LOC129171459 gene encoding enoyl-CoA delta isomerase 1, mitochondrial-like isoform X3, coding for MALRVALRNKSALPGLLSQLSSCSHGRVCASSVFVAQQRSNSTSPKMTVDFDQSTGVAVMRMKSPPVNSLSLDFLTEFCISLEKLEMDKSCRGLIITSTLPKVFSAGLDIMELCGTSPERCGELWKAVQEMWLKLYSSNMVTIAAVNGSSPGGGCLMALSCDYRIMADNPRYTIGLNETSLGIVAAFWFKETMSNTVGHRTTEMALALGLLYNPNEALKTGLVDQIVPEDKLMTTAEQAMAKWLAIPDHARQITKSMMRKQIIDKLTAKREADIQNFVGFITKDSIQKSLRVYLEMLKKRKASKKTAP
- the LOC129171459 gene encoding enoyl-CoA delta isomerase 1, mitochondrial-like isoform X1, producing the protein MALRVALRNKSALPGMSLLYCFNIPRERLILRGISLRSPGLDHKSWLTSKRFFLLHRIWSKGHGLLSQLSSCSHGRVCASSVFVAQQRSNSTSPKMTVDFDQSTGVAVMRMKSPPVNSLSLDFLTEFCISLEKLEMDKSCRGLIITSTLPKVFSAGLDIMELCGTSPERCGELWKAVQEMWLKLYSSNMVTIAAVNGSSPGGGCLMALSCDYRIMADNPRYTIGLNETSLGIVAAFWFKETMSNTVGHRTTEMALALGLLYNPNEALKTGLVDQIVPEDKLMTTAEQAMAKWLAIPDHARQITKSMMRKQIIDKLTAKREADIQNFVGFITKDSIQKSLRVYLEMLKKRKASKKTAP
- the LOC129171459 gene encoding enoyl-CoA delta isomerase 1, mitochondrial-like isoform X2 encodes the protein MRALVLQCVTSVLAMSDQQSATYLSKESMVQTVQHSERNMVILQQRSNSTSPKMTVDFDQSTGVAVMRMKSPPVNSLSLDFLTEFCISLEKLEMDKSCRGLIITSTLPKVFSAGLDIMELCGTSPERCGELWKAVQEMWLKLYSSNMVTIAAVNGSSPGGGCLMALSCDYRIMADNPRYTIGLNETSLGIVAAFWFKETMSNTVGHRTTEMALALGLLYNPNEALKTGLVDQIVPEDKLMTTAEQAMAKWLAIPDHARQITKSMMRKQIIDKLTAKREADIQNFVGFITKDSIQKSLRVYLEMLKKRKASKKTAP
- the LOC129171459 gene encoding enoyl-CoA delta isomerase 1, mitochondrial-like isoform X4, which produces MTVDFDQSTGVAVMRMKSPPVNSLSLDFLTEFCISLEKLEMDKSCRGLIITSTLPKVFSAGLDIMELCGTSPERCGELWKAVQEMWLKLYSSNMVTIAAVNGSSPGGGCLMALSCDYRIMADNPRYTIGLNETSLGIVAAFWFKETMSNTVGHRTTEMALALGLLYNPNEALKTGLVDQIVPEDKLMTTAEQAMAKWLAIPDHARQITKSMMRKQIIDKLTAKREADIQNFVGFITKDSIQKSLRVYLEMLKKRKASKKTAP